From the Burkholderia sp. WP9 genome, the window TGCCTTTGCGCGCCGTGCCGAAGGAAACCAGTACGTCAGATACAGAATGACGCCTGGCGCGAACCCCGCCTCGGCCACGCCCAACATGAAGCGGAGAACATAGAACGTGGTGGGCGATTTGACGAAGACGAACGAGGCGGAGATCACAGCCCAGGTCAGCATGATGCGGGCGAGCCAGTTTCGTGCGCCCACTTTGTGCAACATGAGATTACTCGGTACTTCGAAGAGAAAATAGCCGAGAAAGAAAATGCCGGCGCCAAGGCCGTACACGGTTTCGCTAAATCGCAGGTCGTTGAGCATCTGCAGTTTTGCAAAGCCCACGTTGACACGATCGAGATAAGCGCCCAGATAGCAGAGCATCAGGAACGGTATCAGGCGCCGTCCGACTTTCGCATACGTTTTTGATTCGAAGCTCGCCGAGTCGGCGAGCGTCGTGACATCGCCCGCCATTGACGGCGCGGTTGCCTTCGTTTTCATGGTTGTCTCCTGTCAGCCAGAGTTAGCGCTTTAGCGCTTACTTCTGGCCCCATGCAAGATGTTTGCGGACATATCGCCCCGGGTTTTACCGCCGGGTGCATTGACCCATCTGCCGCAGTCGCGACAGATGTCGTACTCAATGGATCAGCATTCCGCCGTTGACGTCGAGCGTGATGCCAGTGAGGTAAGTCGACAGGCCGCTTGAGAGGAACAGGCAGGCGTTCGCGACGTCCGCGGCATCGCCGAGCCGGCCGAGCGGAATGCCCTTGATGACGTCGGCGCGCATCTCCGTCGTAAGCTTGTCGCCGGTGATGTCGGTCTGAATGAGACCTGGCGTGATCGAGTTGACGCGGATGTTGTCCGGGCCGAGTTCACGTGCCATCGCGCGAGCGAGACCGAGCACGCCGGCTTTGGCCGCGCTGTAGTGCGGCCCGCCGAAGATGCCACCGCCGCGTTGCGCGGAAACGGATGACATGCAGACGATGCTGCCGCTCTTTTGCGCCCGCATTTGCGGAATGACCGCTTGCGACATATAGAGTGTGCCGCGCAGGTTCACGTCGATGACGGCATCGAAATTGTCAGCGCCGATGTCCATCGTCTTCAAAGGCTGCGTGATGCCTGCGTTATTGATCAATCCATCTACACGACCGTACTTCTCGATCACGGCCGTGGCGGCAGCAACACATGCGGCTTTGTCGGTCACGTCGCAGGCGAGGCCGAGGTGGTCCTCGCCGAGTTCACGCGCGGCACGCTCGGCGTCTTCCTTGCGAAGGTCCAGAATCACCACGCGCGCGCCTTGGGCAGCGAGCGCTTTTGCGGTCGCCTTGCCAATACCGCGCGGCGAGGCTCCACCGGTTACGATTACTACTTTGCTGTCGAGCAACATGTTTGTCTCCATCGATCACGTTAGTTGGTAGACGCAGTTTCAGTGCTTCGACCATCTCGATCAATGCAGTTCGGCTCAACTATTGCTGAAGAATTTTCAGGTGTCGCTGCGACCCTCTGGCATCACGCTGGGGTGCCGCCGCCCCGCTTGGCGTCGCCTGGCGCTACACGGCGGCGCGGCTGGTCTCCTGCTCGACCCAGGCCAAAAATTTGGCCACGCGTGGCAAATCCACGCTCCGAGCAGGGTAAACGAGGTGATGAGCTCCGACCTCGACTGCATACGTGCGATCGAAGACCGGTATGAGTGAACCTCGTTTGAGATGGACGGATGCGAGCATCGTGCTTTCGAGCGCGATGCCATGTCCCAATGCCGCGGCCTCGAGGGACATATACGAGCGGTCGAACGCGAAATCGTATGCCTTGTGCGACACCGCGACGCCGAATTTGCCGAACCATTGCTTCCACTGCACGAGAGGCGTTTCCGAGAAAATCAGGCGCCGTTCGAGCAGATCCTCGGGGGTACGCACCGGGTGTCGTTTGAGATACTCCTCCGAGGCAAGCGGCGCGATGAACTCGTTGCGTAGCGTTTTGATCTCGCCATCGGTCCAATGCGCGTAGCCATGCCTTATGTCGAGATCATAGTGGCCCGAGGTGAACGACACGTCCTCGTACGAGCACGCGAGATTCAACTGAATGTCGCCGTTCGCTTCCTGAAACAAGGCCAGCCGCGGCAGCAGCCACATCAGCCCGAAGCTGGGACTCGAGTGAATGCGAAGAATCTCGACACCCGATTGACTCGATGCCCGCTCGGTTGCGCGGCTCAGGTCGGCGAGCGATCCGGTGACATCCGCCAGATATTGCTGCCCCGTTGGCGTCAGCACCAGTCCTCGCCCCAGTCTTGTGAACAAGGGCCTTCCCACAATGGATTCGAGGTTGGCAATTTGATGGCTCACTGCCGACGGTGTTAACCCTAGTTCGTCAGCCGCCCGATTGACGCTCTTTGTTCGAGCGACACTCTCGAACGCGACGATAGCTTTTAGTGGAGGGATGCGCATTGTTTTTGGGTGCAGGGGTGCAAACCGTCTTGCTTCAGCATATTCTGCCGCGCTTCTGGCGATTCCAGAAATCTCGCGCATTCGATAGGTAAAGGCAAGCGGTGGTTCGGCTGACTGGCGCTCGTCGATGGGCGCAGTCTTTTCGCGTGGAGTGACCCAGAGCCGCTTTTATCTCTGGATACCAGGCGTGCGCGGTCGCTCGCTGAACGCTGACCCGCTTCTTCATGTTTTTCTGCCCGCCAGTTCGACCTTCAGAAGCCGCTGTCGAATCCATTCTTCTCAAACACGACGGGAGGTGTCGCTGCTTCATTGACATGCAGACGGAAGATGTCCGGGCGTGAGTAGTCTCCCACGACGTCAAAATCATATTTCGCGCGCGCAAGATCGTTGAGGTCAAGATCGGCCACAAGCAACGCATCCTGCTCAAAGATTGGCCCGGCAATGAGTTCGCCAAGCGGGCCGAACGTGCAACTTCCACCGCTCATCAGCACAGTGGACGGGTCGTTACCCTGGATCGCGGCATAGTCGACAGGACAATCGGATCGGCGCAGGTGCTGGCAGGCCGATAACACGAAGCAGCGCCCTTCCAGGGCCACGTGCTGCATGGAGGATGCCCAGGTGGGCCGGCTATCCGCGGTGGGGGCACAGTAAATCTGGACGCCTTTGGCGTACATTGCCATACGCAGCAACGGCATATAGTTTTCCCAGCAGATCACCGCGCCGAGCCGGCCGAACGGCGTGTCGAAAACCGGCAGGGTCGCCCCATCGCCATAGCCCCAGATCACCCTCTCGCAGCCGGTCGGCATCAGCTTGCGATGCTTGCCGAGCATCGTACCGTCCGGACCGTAAAACAGCGCAGTGCAATATAGCGTGCCGCGATCTCGCTCGATGACACCGATCACGATGTATTGCTTGTGCTCGCCGGCAATCTCGGCCAACCGGCGGACACCGGAACCCGGTACTTCGACAGCGCTGTCATAGTAGCGACGATAGTCGTCGCGCCCGGCAGCCGTTCTTCCACCGACGGTCGAGCCGAAATCGAGACCCTTTGGATAGCCCGAAACGAATGCCTCTGGAAATACGATAAGTTGTGTGCCTTGTCGCGCGGCGTCGGCTGTGAGCGTCGAGACTTTATCGATGGTTCTGTCTGCATCGAACACGACAGAACCCGATTGCGCCACCGCGGCACGTAATCTCTGTTGCATCAGAATTCTCCATTGGTGTCATCGCCGCAATCGTAGACTGCGAGCACGGCCAACCTGGATTGCAACGACTCCAGGCAACTCCTCGCTGAGATTCGCAAGCAAGCGGAAGTCGGAGTCGGACCCGGATCGGCCGAATGCACGAGCGCACCGAGGACAACTATACGGTCCGTGCCGAAAGATGCACCGGCATGGCACTCGGGACCATGGTGAACGCAGTGATCTCCCGAATCGTATCCGGGTCGACCGCCATTCGGACCGTGAAATTGGCCATCAGCATCGACAGCACGAGGCGCATTTCCACAGCGGCCAAATAACGTCCCGGACATACACGTGGCCCGGCACCGAACTGCAGATATGCACGCGAGTCGTGCACTGTACGCGAGCGGCTATCGTCATGCAGCCAGCGATCCGGGTCGAACTGCAAAGGATTCGAAAAATTGCGCGCGTCGATAGTGGCGGGCCGATTCAGGAAAAACATTTTCGTGCCGGCCGGCAACAAGATGTCGGCGAGACACACGTCTTCCAATGGCTCAAACGAATTCACCGCGGCGACCGGACGGAGCCTTCCGGTTTCCGTGCACACTGCCTCGCACAGATCCAACTGCTTTAACGACGTAAAGTCCGGGCATACCGATGAAGAACCGAGCACACTGCGCGACGAGTCAAAGAGCCGCTGTTGCAAAGCCGGATCCGTAGCAACGTATAGCAGCGTCCACGCTATGGAATTCGCCGTCGTGTCTTCGCCTGCAAGCAGTAGCGTGAGAACATTCGCAGCCACCTGGTCATCGGTTACGTCGGACTGTGGCGCGTCGCGCATGACGAGCATCGCTTCAAGGAGATGACGTGGCGACTCCGAGGGGTCATCGCGCATCCGCTCACGTGCCCGGCTCATCATATTTCGCACATACCGGTGAACTTCGATCAGAGAGCGGTCGAGTTCGCGGTCCCGAGGAAATCTCACATATCGCCAGTAGGGAAAAGGCGCGTTGATACGTTTCATCAACATGGGAAAGATCAGCGCGAGATGCTCCTGTATGACGCCACGGTCCTGGTCGATGGTCCTCGAGTCTTCGCCAAAAGCAAGAGCACTGGTGACGTCCACCGTGTAGCGCTTGAGATCGTCAGTCATCTCGACTACAGTTCCGTGCGCCGCTGCGCGTTGCCAGCGTAGGTAAAGCCTTTCCGTGATGGCCTTCAGACTGGGATAAAAAGCTTTGATATGCGGAATGGACAACGAATGCATGATCAGCTTTCGTTGCGGCGCCCACGCTGCGCCCTCGACCGAGAAGAGACCGTTGCAGCCGATTTCCTCCAGCACCGACTCTATCGACGCATAACGGCGATACCGGTGCGGACGTTCGCGCATGATGGTCTGACATAGCTCCGGATCGGTCCACACTGTCACCGGCATTCGACAGATCTGAAATCTGAAAGGCGAGCCTAGCTCCCGCGCCCATTGTTCGAGTACGAGGTGCAGCCGGGTCGGGGATAGCTGATGGAGGTTGCCAAAAAAAGGCAAACCCTTAGGACATGGGAGATCGGCCACCTGCCTGTACCGGATGTGGGAAGTGGACACTGTATCCATGGAATGCCCCTTGTTTCGCGGTTCCTTGATCGAGACGGCCGCAGCCTGGCGCTGACTATCAGTCATTCAGCATAGATCATCCAGCATGCGCGGAGTCGGGAGAATGCCTGCTTTCATAAATCAGGCGGTGCAGTACTACGTACTACTAGCTTCAATAGAACGATTCTGGGAAGCGATAAATTTAGACTGCCCTGCCAGGTCGAGCAGCAAAGAACCATGCCTAGTCCGGTAGGCGGAACTCTG encodes:
- a CDS encoding nitrilase-related carbon-nitrogen hydrolase translates to MQQRLRAAVAQSGSVVFDADRTIDKVSTLTADAARQGTQLIVFPEAFVSGYPKGLDFGSTVGGRTAAGRDDYRRYYDSAVEVPGSGVRRLAEIAGEHKQYIVIGVIERDRGTLYCTALFYGPDGTMLGKHRKLMPTGCERVIWGYGDGATLPVFDTPFGRLGAVICWENYMPLLRMAMYAKGVQIYCAPTADSRPTWASSMQHVALEGRCFVLSACQHLRRSDCPVDYAAIQGNDPSTVLMSGGSCTFGPLGELIAGPIFEQDALLVADLDLNDLARAKYDFDVVGDYSRPDIFRLHVNEAATPPVVFEKNGFDSGF
- a CDS encoding cytochrome P450, with amino-acid sequence MTDSQRQAAAVSIKEPRNKGHSMDTVSTSHIRYRQVADLPCPKGLPFFGNLHQLSPTRLHLVLEQWARELGSPFRFQICRMPVTVWTDPELCQTIMRERPHRYRRYASIESVLEEIGCNGLFSVEGAAWAPQRKLIMHSLSIPHIKAFYPSLKAITERLYLRWQRAAAHGTVVEMTDDLKRYTVDVTSALAFGEDSRTIDQDRGVIQEHLALIFPMLMKRINAPFPYWRYVRFPRDRELDRSLIEVHRYVRNMMSRARERMRDDPSESPRHLLEAMLVMRDAPQSDVTDDQVAANVLTLLLAGEDTTANSIAWTLLYVATDPALQQRLFDSSRSVLGSSSVCPDFTSLKQLDLCEAVCTETGRLRPVAAVNSFEPLEDVCLADILLPAGTKMFFLNRPATIDARNFSNPLQFDPDRWLHDDSRSRTVHDSRAYLQFGAGPRVCPGRYLAAVEMRLVLSMLMANFTVRMAVDPDTIREITAFTMVPSAMPVHLSARTV
- a CDS encoding LysR substrate-binding domain-containing protein; this encodes MRIPPLKAIVAFESVARTKSVNRAADELGLTPSAVSHQIANLESIVGRPLFTRLGRGLVLTPTGQQYLADVTGSLADLSRATERASSQSGVEILRIHSSPSFGLMWLLPRLALFQEANGDIQLNLACSYEDVSFTSGHYDLDIRHGYAHWTDGEIKTLRNEFIAPLASEEYLKRHPVRTPEDLLERRLIFSETPLVQWKQWFGKFGVAVSHKAYDFAFDRSYMSLEAAALGHGIALESTMLASVHLKRGSLIPVFDRTYAVEVGAHHLVYPARSVDLPRVAKFLAWVEQETSRAAV
- a CDS encoding SDR family NAD(P)-dependent oxidoreductase, which gives rise to MLLDSKVVIVTGGASPRGIGKATAKALAAQGARVVILDLRKEDAERAARELGEDHLGLACDVTDKAACVAAATAVIEKYGRVDGLINNAGITQPLKTMDIGADNFDAVIDVNLRGTLYMSQAVIPQMRAQKSGSIVCMSSVSAQRGGGIFGGPHYSAAKAGVLGLARAMARELGPDNIRVNSITPGLIQTDITGDKLTTEMRADVIKGIPLGRLGDAADVANACLFLSSGLSTYLTGITLDVNGGMLIH